A single region of the Ziziphus jujuba cultivar Dongzao chromosome 10, ASM3175591v1 genome encodes:
- the LOC125420853 gene encoding uncharacterized protein LOC125420853, with protein sequence MNLLVIDISVLKIWNRYRETEESSDNRMSEDVAATSERIGDFLQIWRRPSQGFIKINTDAAMSKEGSVLAFIARNEKGETMHIHTFKSDVFIPEVAEMEAILRAMQAATRFGWSKVSMESDAALVISSITARDFKSIHWTAEQFFKDILLLIPSFASIYFGWVPRRINGIADYVGKRLVKIVSLVL encoded by the coding sequence ATGAACCTATTGGTAATAGATATCTctgttttgaaaatttggaacaGGTACAGAGAAACTGAAGAGAGCTCTGACAATAGAATGAGTGAAGATGTGGCAGCGACTTCGGAAAGGATcggagattttttgcagatttggaGAAGACCCAGCCAAGGTTTTATCAAGATAAATACTGATGCCGCAATGAGCAAGGAAGGCAGTGTTTTGGCTTTCATAGCCAGGAATGAAAAAGGGGAGACCATGCATATTCACACTTTTAAGTCTGACGTTTTCATCCCTGAAGTTGCGGAAATGGAGGCTATCTTAAGAGCCATGCAGGCTGCTACTCGTTTTGGCTGGAGCAAAGTTTCTATGGAGTCTGATGCTGCTTTAGTAATATCAAGTATTACGGCGAGAGATTTTAAGTCCATTCATTGGACTGCTGAGCAGTTTTTCAAAGACATTCTCTTACTTATTCCCTCTTTTGCTAGTATTTATTTTGGTTGGGTACCTAGGAGGATCAATGGTATTGCCGATTATGTAGGAAAACGGCTAGTAAAAATAGTTTCTTTGGTCCTGTAG
- the LOC107411685 gene encoding probable L-cysteine desulfhydrase, chloroplastic, whose product MPRQRTMSYHRRFSLFLLLQHQKPQFLKFKPLFQLLLAYYHDHYPNHNAVPKSHIHIKPSLSSFITDSKIQSEFAHHDPGVARINNGSFGCCPAPVITALQQWQLKYLRQPDHFYYNELRQGILKTRTIIKDLVNAYDVDEISVLDNTTTAVAIVLQKTAWAFSEGTYNKGDAIIVLQYGYGAVRNSIKAYVSRAGGDVIEVHFKFPVSSNNEIISAFRKALKEGKTNGKNIRLAVIDHVTSMPSFVIPVKELVKTCREEGVDQVFVDGAHGIGCIDVDMKEIGADFYTSNLHKWFFSPPAVAFLYCRKLSKCSDLHHPIVSHDYGNGLAIESAWVGTRDYSPLLVVPSVLEFISRFEKGIHGIMERNHEAVVEMGKMLAKAWGTNLGSPPEMCAAMIMVGLPSCLGISSENDCVKLRTHLRESFGVEVHIYYRTPEDGEVEPITGYARISHQVYNKIDDYLKFRNAINQLVGNGFTCTSLLD is encoded by the coding sequence ATGCCTAGGCAGAGGACTATGTCTTACCATCGacgtttttctctttttcttcttcttcaacatcAAAAACCTCAATTCCTCAAGTTTAAGCCTCTTTTTCAACTTCTACTGGCCTATTACCATGACCACTATCCCAACCACAATGCTGTCCCCAAATCCCATATACACATTAAGCCAAGTCTCTCTTCCTTCATTACAGACTCAAAAATCCAATCAGAGTTTGCTCACCATGATCCTGGTGTTGCCCGGATCAACAATGGGAGCTTTGGTTGCTGTCCTGCTCCTGTTATCACTGCCCTGCAACAATGGCAGCTCAAATACCTACGCCAGCCTGACCATTTCTACTACAATGAGCTCCGACAGGGGATATTgaaaacaagaacaataatcaAAGACCTTGTCAATGCATATGATGTTGATGAAATTTCGGTTTTAGATAATACCACCACTGCCGTTGCCATAGTCTTACAGAAAACAGCTTGGGCTTTTTCTGAAGGGACATATAACAAAGGGGATGCCATCATTGTGCTTCAGTATGGTTATGGAGCAGTTAGAAACTCAATCAAGGCCTATGTTTCTCGTGCTGGCGGGGATGTTATCGAAGTTCATTTTAAATTCCCTGTGAGTTCAAACAACGAGATTATATCTGCATTTAGGAAGGCTTTGAAGGAAGGAAAAActaatggtaaaaatattagattagCTGTGATTGACCATGTTACCTCAATGCCGTCCTTTGTAATCCCAGTTAAGGAATTGGTTAAGACTTGTAGGGAAGAAGGTGTTGACCAAGTTTTTGTGGATGGTGCTCATGGTATTGGGTGCATTGATGTTGATATGAAAGAAATTGGAGCAGATTTTTATACCAGTAACTTGCACAAGTGGTTCTTTTCCCCACCAGCAGTTGCATTTTTGTATTGTAGAAAGTTGTCGAAGTGTTCGGATTTGCACCATCCCATAGTGTCTCATGACTATGGTAATGGGTTGGCCATTGAAAGTGCTTGGGTTGGGACCAGGGATTATAGTCCTCTTTTGGTGGTTCCTTCTGTTTTGGAATTCATTAGTCGGTTTGAAAAAGGTATTCATGGAATCATGGAAAGGAATCATGAAGCTGTCGTGGAGATGGGGAAGATGCTGGCGAAAGCTTGGGGAACAAATCTTGGGTCTCCACCTGAAATGTGTGCAGCAATGATCATGGTTGGATTACCTTCTTGTTTAGGTATTTCAAGTGAGAATGATTGTGTGAAGCTTAGGACACATTTAAGGGAGAGTTTTGGTGTTGAAGTGCATATTTACTACAGGACACCAGAAGATGGGGAAGTTGAGCCTATAACTGGGTACGCTAGAATTTCTCATCAAGTCTATAACAAAATTGATGATTATCTCAAGTTCAGGAATGCAATTAACCAACTCGTAGGCAATGGATTTACTTGCACTTCTCTTCTTGATTAA
- the LOC107411697 gene encoding uncharacterized protein LOC107411697 isoform X2 has product MDALDVVDDVVGDTTQSIMPLDVVDDTNHVGAHIGIPAEISPIFPLIGSNDEKNPKGAQQWQNTITGVGQRFSSVHEFRESLRKYAIAHQFAFRYKKNDSHRVTVKCKAEGCPWRIHASRLSTTQLICIKKMNSTHTCEGAVATTGHQATRSWVASIIKEKLKVFPNYKPKDIVNDIKQEYGIQLNYFQAWRGKEIAKEQLQGSYKEAYNQLPLFCEKIMETNPGSLATFTTKEDSSFHRLFVAFHASLYGFQQGCRSLLFLDSVSLKSKYQGTLLAATAADGDDGVFPVAFAVVDTETDDNWHWFLLQLKSVISVSCPITFVADRQKGLRESIAEIFKGSYHGYCLRYLTEQFMRDLKGQFSHEVKRLMVEDFYAAAYAPRPENFERCLESIKSISLEAYDWVVQSEPQNWANAYFQGARYGHMTSNFGELFYSWVSDAHELPITQMVDVIRGKIMELIYERRADSNQWVTRLTPSMEEKLEKETQKVRTLQVLLSGGSTFEVRGDSIEVVDMDNWSCSCRGWQLTSLPCCHAIAVVTCVGRSPYDCCSRYYTTETYRLTYSESVHPIPNMDVPALQDSSQIAVTVTPPPTRRPPGRPTTKKYGSQEVVKRQLQCSKCKGLGHNKSTCKEGL; this is encoded by the coding sequence ATGGATGCCCTTGATGTTGTGGATGATGTTGTGGGTGATACCACTCAATCTATTATGCCTCTTGACGTTGTAGATGATACCAACCATGTTGGTGCTCACATTGGTATACCCGCTGAAATTTCACCCATTTTTCCTCTTATTGGTTCCAATGATGAGAAGAATCCTAAAGGTGCACAGCAGTGGCAGAATACTATCACTGGTGTGGGCCAAAGATTCAGCAGTGTTCATGAATTTCGTGAATCATTGCGTAAATATGCCATTGCACATCAATTTGCATTTAGGTATAAAAAGAATGATAGTCATCGTGTGACTGTCAAGTGCAAAGCTGAAGGATGCCCTTGGAGAATTCATGCGTCACGGTTATCTACCACTCAGTTAATATGCATTAAGAAGATGAATTCAACACATACATGTGAAGGAGCTGTTGCAACAACTGGGCACCAGGCAACTAGGAGTTGGGTCGCAAGCATTATAAAGGAGAAGTTAAAAGTTTTCCCAAATTATAAGCCCAAGGATATAGTAAATGATATCAAGCAAGAATATGGAATACAGCTAAACTACTTTCAGGCCTGGCGTGGGAAGGAAATTGCAAAGGAACAGCTTCAGGGATCTTATAAAGAGGCATATAATCAGCTACCTCTCTTTTGCGAGAAGATAATGGAGACCAATCCAGGCAGTCTTGCTACTTTCACCACTAAAGAGGACTCAAGTTTCCATCGGCTCTTTGTGGCATTCCATGCCTCATTATATGGTTTCCAACAAGGTTGCAGATCTCTCCTTTTCCTAGATAGTGTATCCTTGAAGTCAAAATATCAAGGCACATTATTAGCTGCAACTGCTGCAGATGGGGATGATGGGGTTTTCCCTGTTGCTTTTGCTGTGGTAGATACAGAAACTGATGATAACTGGCATTGGTTTTTGTTACAACTAAAATCTGTAATATCAGTTTCTTGTCCAATAACATTTGTGGCGGACAGACAGAAGGGATTAAGGGAATCAATTGCTGAGATATTTAAGGGTTCATACCATGGCTATTGCTTAAGGTATTTAACTGAGCAATTTATGAGAGACTTGAAAGGACAGTTTTCTCATGAGGTGAAGCGCCTCATGGTGGAGGATTTTTATGCTGCTGCTTATGCACCAAGGcctgaaaattttgaaaggtGTCTTGAGAGCATCAAAAGTATATCATTGGAGGCTTACGATTGGGTTGTACAGAGTGAGCCCCAAAACTGGGCAAATGCATATTTTCAGGGTGCTAGATATGGCCATATGACGTCAAATTTTGGGGAGTTGTTCTACAGTTGGGTGTCTGATGCACATGAGTTACCAATAACACAAATGGTTGATGTAATAAGGGGTAAGATTATGGAGTTAATCTATGAACGAAGAGCTGATTCTAACCAATGGGTGACAAGGCTAACTCCTTCAATGGAGGAAAAGCTAGAAAAGGAAACCCAGAAAGTCCGTACCCTTCAAGTGTTACTGTCAGGTGGAAGCACATTTGAGGTTCGTGGTGACTCCATTGAAGTTGTTGACATGGATAACTGGAGTTGCAGTTGCAGAGGGTGGCAATTAACTAGTTTGCCTTGTTGTCATGCTATTGCTGTTGTTACCTGTGTGGGTCGGAGCCCATATGATTGTTGTTCTAGATACTATACGACTGAGACCTACAGATTGACATACTCAGAATCAGTACATCCAATCCCAAATATGGATGTGCCTGCGCTGCAAGATTCTTCTCAGATTGCAGTAACTGTAACCCCTCCTCCCACCCGTCGGCCACCAGGACGACCTACGACAAAGAAATATGGATCACAAGAGGTAGTTAAACGTCAGCTGCAGTGCAGCAAATGCAAGGGTCTTGGGCACAACAAATCCACTTGCAAAGAGGGGTTATAG
- the LOC107411697 gene encoding uncharacterized protein LOC107411697 isoform X1, whose protein sequence is MAGKKMIAICQSGGDFVSDKDGTLSYSGGDAHAIDIDDQMKFNDFKTEVAEMFNCSINTMFIKYFLPGNKRTLITISNDKDLKRMIKFHGDSATADVYVIMEEIVAPDVSNMPASRSSRTTLSETVVPMDALDVVDDVVGDTTQSIMPLDVVDDTNHVGAHIGIPAEISPIFPLIGSNDEKNPKGAQQWQNTITGVGQRFSSVHEFRESLRKYAIAHQFAFRYKKNDSHRVTVKCKAEGCPWRIHASRLSTTQLICIKKMNSTHTCEGAVATTGHQATRSWVASIIKEKLKVFPNYKPKDIVNDIKQEYGIQLNYFQAWRGKEIAKEQLQGSYKEAYNQLPLFCEKIMETNPGSLATFTTKEDSSFHRLFVAFHASLYGFQQGCRSLLFLDSVSLKSKYQGTLLAATAADGDDGVFPVAFAVVDTETDDNWHWFLLQLKSVISVSCPITFVADRQKGLRESIAEIFKGSYHGYCLRYLTEQFMRDLKGQFSHEVKRLMVEDFYAAAYAPRPENFERCLESIKSISLEAYDWVVQSEPQNWANAYFQGARYGHMTSNFGELFYSWVSDAHELPITQMVDVIRGKIMELIYERRADSNQWVTRLTPSMEEKLEKETQKVRTLQVLLSGGSTFEVRGDSIEVVDMDNWSCSCRGWQLTSLPCCHAIAVVTCVGRSPYDCCSRYYTTETYRLTYSESVHPIPNMDVPALQDSSQIAVTVTPPPTRRPPGRPTTKKYGSQEVVKRQLQCSKCKGLGHNKSTCKEGL, encoded by the exons ATGGCGGGGAAGAAAATGATAGCAATATGTCAGTCGGGGGGTGACTTTGTGAGTGATAAAGATGGTACATTGTCCTACAGTGGTGGTGATGCTCATGCTATAGACATCGATGACCAAATGAAGTTCAATGATTTTAAGACGGAGGTGGCAGAGATGTTCAATTGTAGCATTAATACAATGTTCATCAAATACTTCCTTCCTGGAAATAAGAGGACTCTCATTACAATTTCCAATGACAAGGATCTGAAACGCATGATTAAATTCCATGGGGATTCTGCCACAGCTGATGTTTATGTCATCATGGAAGAAATTGTAGCCCCTGATGTTTCAAATATGCCTGCTAGTAG GTCAAGCAGAACAACTTTGTCCGAAACTGTTGTCCCGATGGATGCCCTTGATGTTGTGGATGATGTTGTGGGTGATACCACTCAATCTATTATGCCTCTTGACGTTGTAGATGATACCAACCATGTTGGTGCTCACATTGGTATACCCGCTGAAATTTCACCCATTTTTCCTCTTATTGGTTCCAATGATGAGAAGAATCCTAAAGGTGCACAGCAGTGGCAGAATACTATCACTGGTGTGGGCCAAAGATTCAGCAGTGTTCATGAATTTCGTGAATCATTGCGTAAATATGCCATTGCACATCAATTTGCATTTAGGTATAAAAAGAATGATAGTCATCGTGTGACTGTCAAGTGCAAAGCTGAAGGATGCCCTTGGAGAATTCATGCGTCACGGTTATCTACCACTCAGTTAATATGCATTAAGAAGATGAATTCAACACATACATGTGAAGGAGCTGTTGCAACAACTGGGCACCAGGCAACTAGGAGTTGGGTCGCAAGCATTATAAAGGAGAAGTTAAAAGTTTTCCCAAATTATAAGCCCAAGGATATAGTAAATGATATCAAGCAAGAATATGGAATACAGCTAAACTACTTTCAGGCCTGGCGTGGGAAGGAAATTGCAAAGGAACAGCTTCAGGGATCTTATAAAGAGGCATATAATCAGCTACCTCTCTTTTGCGAGAAGATAATGGAGACCAATCCAGGCAGTCTTGCTACTTTCACCACTAAAGAGGACTCAAGTTTCCATCGGCTCTTTGTGGCATTCCATGCCTCATTATATGGTTTCCAACAAGGTTGCAGATCTCTCCTTTTCCTAGATAGTGTATCCTTGAAGTCAAAATATCAAGGCACATTATTAGCTGCAACTGCTGCAGATGGGGATGATGGGGTTTTCCCTGTTGCTTTTGCTGTGGTAGATACAGAAACTGATGATAACTGGCATTGGTTTTTGTTACAACTAAAATCTGTAATATCAGTTTCTTGTCCAATAACATTTGTGGCGGACAGACAGAAGGGATTAAGGGAATCAATTGCTGAGATATTTAAGGGTTCATACCATGGCTATTGCTTAAGGTATTTAACTGAGCAATTTATGAGAGACTTGAAAGGACAGTTTTCTCATGAGGTGAAGCGCCTCATGGTGGAGGATTTTTATGCTGCTGCTTATGCACCAAGGcctgaaaattttgaaaggtGTCTTGAGAGCATCAAAAGTATATCATTGGAGGCTTACGATTGGGTTGTACAGAGTGAGCCCCAAAACTGGGCAAATGCATATTTTCAGGGTGCTAGATATGGCCATATGACGTCAAATTTTGGGGAGTTGTTCTACAGTTGGGTGTCTGATGCACATGAGTTACCAATAACACAAATGGTTGATGTAATAAGGGGTAAGATTATGGAGTTAATCTATGAACGAAGAGCTGATTCTAACCAATGGGTGACAAGGCTAACTCCTTCAATGGAGGAAAAGCTAGAAAAGGAAACCCAGAAAGTCCGTACCCTTCAAGTGTTACTGTCAGGTGGAAGCACATTTGAGGTTCGTGGTGACTCCATTGAAGTTGTTGACATGGATAACTGGAGTTGCAGTTGCAGAGGGTGGCAATTAACTAGTTTGCCTTGTTGTCATGCTATTGCTGTTGTTACCTGTGTGGGTCGGAGCCCATATGATTGTTGTTCTAGATACTATACGACTGAGACCTACAGATTGACATACTCAGAATCAGTACATCCAATCCCAAATATGGATGTGCCTGCGCTGCAAGATTCTTCTCAGATTGCAGTAACTGTAACCCCTCCTCCCACCCGTCGGCCACCAGGACGACCTACGACAAAGAAATATGGATCACAAGAGGTAGTTAAACGTCAGCTGCAGTGCAGCAAATGCAAGGGTCTTGGGCACAACAAATCCACTTGCAAAGAGGGGTTATAG